The proteins below come from a single Burkholderia contaminans genomic window:
- a CDS encoding alpha/beta fold hydrolase, whose translation MPVPSQLLFLPGASGSTAFWQPLAGLLEHPAERRIVGYPGFGDTPRDPAVDDFDSLVRHVLETIDRPTAVVAQSMGGVIAMRAALDKPELITHLVLTVTSGGLDMAGLGAQNWRTGFAEANPQLPDWFLTFRADLSQEISRIAQPTLLLWGDDDPISPVAAGRRLLERLPDAQLHVVPGGRHDLAAVHAATLAPLVDAHLQRG comes from the coding sequence ATGCCTGTTCCGTCGCAACTGCTCTTCCTGCCCGGTGCATCGGGCAGCACCGCCTTCTGGCAACCGCTCGCCGGTCTTCTCGAGCATCCGGCCGAGCGCCGGATCGTCGGCTATCCGGGCTTTGGCGACACCCCGCGCGATCCGGCCGTCGACGATTTCGACAGCCTCGTGCGTCATGTTCTGGAAACGATCGACCGGCCGACCGCCGTCGTCGCGCAATCGATGGGCGGCGTGATCGCGATGCGCGCGGCGCTCGACAAACCCGAACTGATCACGCACCTCGTGCTGACGGTCACGTCCGGCGGACTCGACATGGCCGGGCTCGGTGCGCAGAACTGGCGCACCGGTTTCGCGGAAGCCAACCCGCAGCTTCCCGACTGGTTCCTGACGTTCCGTGCCGACCTGTCGCAGGAGATCAGCCGCATCGCACAGCCGACGCTGCTGCTGTGGGGCGACGACGATCCGATCAGCCCCGTCGCGGCTGGCCGGCGCCTGCTCGAACGGTTGCCCGACGCGCAGTTGCACGTCGTGCCGGGCGGCCGGCACGATCTCGCGGCCGTGCATGCGGCGACGCTCGCGCCGCTCGTTGATGCGCATCTGCAGCGCGGGTGA